The Pedobacter roseus genome contains a region encoding:
- a CDS encoding PepSY-associated TM helix domain-containing protein yields MKNRNFKNAIRNIHLWLGLATGLVVIIISISGALYIFEEEIRDYTQKDFRYVTLQQKPFVGLDKVISSFEKLSPKDKLRLIRIEDAIPNATVEITTKKAAVYYFNPYDASLVKKGGEDWLQVVEHIHTSLLLGKTGEFIMQWSVVIFVLMLITGLVLWFPGQMRLLKQSLTIKRKASFKRLNYDLHNVLGFYASIVLLVTALSGLYFAFKSVKNTASFFTGTKLGQGKAVVAAKPLQIDPLPLRYNKIYTEAKIKYPGAVSTSFSVRGKGELRLRMIYPYRWARNQNTFFYEEATGAIVRAKLYKDFNGADLIEATNYDLHTGRLLGMPNKIVSFLAALIAASLPVTGFIIWWKKRKKPVKKTATTAQRRL; encoded by the coding sequence ATGAAGAACAGAAACTTTAAAAATGCCATCAGGAACATTCACCTTTGGTTAGGTCTGGCAACTGGCCTGGTGGTAATAATAATCAGCATTAGCGGCGCGCTTTACATCTTTGAAGAAGAGATCCGGGATTATACGCAAAAAGATTTCCGTTATGTAACGCTTCAGCAGAAGCCTTTTGTGGGGTTGGATAAGGTTATTTCCAGTTTTGAAAAACTTTCTCCAAAAGATAAATTAAGGTTAATCAGGATTGAAGATGCCATACCAAATGCAACAGTAGAAATTACCACTAAAAAAGCTGCTGTTTACTATTTTAATCCTTATGATGCATCACTAGTAAAAAAAGGTGGTGAAGACTGGCTTCAAGTTGTAGAACATATCCACACCTCATTATTGCTGGGCAAAACAGGTGAGTTTATCATGCAATGGTCGGTGGTTATTTTTGTGCTGATGCTCATTACCGGGTTGGTACTTTGGTTCCCGGGGCAGATGCGTTTATTAAAACAATCGTTAACGATTAAAAGAAAAGCTTCCTTTAAAAGGCTTAATTACGATCTGCATAATGTATTGGGCTTTTATGCTTCAATTGTATTACTGGTTACTGCTTTAAGTGGTTTATATTTTGCTTTTAAAAGCGTTAAAAATACAGCAAGTTTTTTTACAGGAACTAAATTAGGGCAAGGAAAAGCCGTTGTTGCGGCTAAACCTTTACAGATCGATCCGTTGCCTTTACGCTACAATAAAATTTATACCGAGGCTAAAATTAAATATCCAGGTGCCGTTTCTACCAGTTTTTCGGTACGTGGAAAGGGAGAACTTAGGTTAAGGATGATCTACCCTTACCGATGGGCACGTAATCAGAATACTTTTTTTTACGAAGAAGCTACAGGAGCAATAGTAAGGGCGAAACTGTATAAAGATTTTAACGGGGCTGATTTGATTGAAGCCACTAATTACGACCTGCATACCGGTAGGCTTTTGGGAATGCCTAACAAAATTGTTTCCTTCCTAGCGGCTTTAATTGCGGCGAGCTTACCCGTCACCGGTTTTATCATCTGGTGGAAAAAAAGGAAGAAACCAGTAAAGAAAACGGCTACAACTGCTCAGCGTAGACTTTAA
- a CDS encoding SRPBCC domain-containing protein, whose product MKSENILTASVSINKPIELVWKLWNKAEHIAKWNAPSADWINKKIENYLVEGGEFLYAMVKKDGSEKFDFKGTYTEIILHKSLSYTLDDGRKTTITFTGNEPVNLTEIFEPVTGLDLTMQQEFCQSVLNKFKVYAEQL is encoded by the coding sequence ATGAAAAGCGAAAATATTTTAACAGCAAGTGTTTCGATTAACAAACCGATTGAACTGGTTTGGAAACTTTGGAATAAAGCCGAGCACATTGCCAAATGGAATGCTCCATCGGCAGATTGGATCAACAAAAAGATTGAGAACTACCTGGTTGAAGGAGGGGAATTTTTATATGCCATGGTTAAAAAAGATGGCAGCGAAAAGTTCGATTTTAAAGGAACCTATACCGAAATTATTTTGCACAAAAGCCTTTCATACACGTTGGATGATGGCAGAAAAACAACCATTACTTTTACAGGAAACGAGCCTGTTAATTTAACCGAAATCTTTGAGCCCGTTACAGGTCTTGATTTGACTATGCAACAGGAATTTTGCCAATCGGTATTGAACAAGTTTAAAGTCTACGCTGAGCAGTTGTAG
- a CDS encoding GAF domain-containing protein, producing the protein MSEIRNYDAEFCGNLPIHHINSIQDYGYLLVLDNKTLNIIQVSENLNLITGQAPAQMVNKHLSSFISSHDVENITKLINGKAKDRIPLSLAIENEGESLSFDGLIHIKSDYSLLEIEASLKDGQKSFSDVFQEVRQFISAMESVSTLDEVCKVAIKQLREVSGFDGVRMYQFDANWNGTVIAEEISGALESYLGQTFPASDVPRQARALYLKNPFRLIPNRNYKPVRLYPVINPLTNAFIDLSDCNLRGVASVHLEYMQNMNVSASMSIRVLREGKLWGLISCHHIGPNFPNVDMRYLFEWLSVEISNRIAAILNLEDYNQSASRLEKRTAITDFIYAKDDIIEGLLDDKNLNILSLFNAGGAVVKIGNRLEYLGDTPDKSEVYNLMLWLEGKGTEKVFSSSYLSEVYEEAKAYEQIGSGILVIPVDERSGDYVICFRPEVIREIKWGGDPEQVINFDKDGKNYHPRNSFKLWLQTVYGQSLPWNNNELEIAESLRNFIFEFRTKQLYN; encoded by the coding sequence ATGTCAGAAATACGAAACTATGATGCAGAATTCTGCGGAAACCTGCCCATACACCACATTAACTCCATTCAGGACTACGGATACCTGCTGGTTCTCGATAATAAAACCCTGAACATTATTCAGGTCAGCGAAAACCTGAACCTCATTACCGGTCAGGCCCCAGCACAGATGGTGAATAAACATTTGTCTTCTTTTATCAGCAGCCATGATGTAGAAAATATTACCAAACTCATCAATGGCAAGGCAAAAGATAGGATCCCATTGAGTTTGGCAATTGAAAATGAAGGCGAATCATTATCATTTGATGGTTTGATCCATATTAAAAGTGATTATTCCCTACTTGAAATAGAAGCTTCGTTAAAAGATGGACAAAAAAGCTTTTCGGATGTTTTTCAGGAAGTAAGGCAGTTTATTTCAGCTATGGAAAGCGTTTCAACATTAGATGAAGTGTGTAAGGTAGCCATTAAACAATTGCGGGAAGTTTCTGGCTTTGATGGGGTTAGGATGTATCAATTTGATGCCAATTGGAATGGGACGGTAATTGCTGAAGAAATTTCGGGAGCTTTAGAAAGTTACCTTGGACAAACCTTTCCAGCCTCTGATGTGCCCAGGCAAGCCAGGGCACTTTATCTTAAAAATCCTTTCAGGCTTATTCCAAACCGCAATTATAAACCTGTTCGGTTATATCCGGTGATCAATCCTTTAACCAATGCCTTTATCGATCTTTCTGATTGTAATTTGCGTGGTGTGGCTTCGGTGCACCTGGAGTATATGCAGAATATGAATGTAAGCGCGTCCATGTCGATCAGGGTTTTGCGCGAAGGCAAACTTTGGGGTTTGATTTCATGTCATCATATCGGGCCAAACTTCCCCAATGTAGATATGCGTTATCTTTTCGAATGGCTCTCCGTAGAGATTTCGAATAGAATTGCGGCCATTTTAAATCTGGAAGATTATAATCAATCGGCCTCCAGATTAGAAAAGCGAACTGCCATTACTGATTTTATATATGCTAAAGATGATATTATCGAAGGATTGCTGGATGACAAAAACCTAAATATACTTTCTTTGTTTAATGCTGGTGGAGCGGTGGTAAAGATTGGAAATCGCCTGGAATACCTTGGTGATACTCCTGATAAAAGCGAAGTGTATAACCTGATGTTATGGCTTGAAGGAAAAGGTACTGAAAAGGTTTTTTCGAGTAGCTACCTCAGCGAAGTATATGAAGAAGCCAAGGCTTATGAACAAATAGGAAGCGGCATTTTGGTCATCCCGGTTGATGAAAGAAGTGGCGATTATGTAATCTGTTTTCGTCCTGAGGTAATAAGAGAAATTAAATGGGGTGGAGATCCTGAGCAGGTCATCAATTTTGATAAGGATGGGAAAAACTATCACCCACGAAATTCGTTTAAACTTTGGTTGCAAACGGTTTATGGTCAATCATTGCCGTGGAACAACAATGAACTGGAGATTGCCGAATCATTGAGGAATTTTATATTTGAATTTAGAACAAAGCAACTTTATAATTAA
- a CDS encoding chemotaxis protein CheB, whose translation MEKKQEKEKQDLVLNKRYDKYIVAIGASAGGLEAIHEFFDHMPANSSFSFVVIQHLSSDYKSLLVELVGKHTHMKVFEAANDMAIQQDCVYIIPNNKLMTLVKGRLRLADKSQVKAPNTAIDHFLYTLAKDKKEKAIAIILSGTGTDGTKGIQSIKENGGMVIVQDPASAKFDGMPNSAIASGNADHVMVPSRMQEELFSYVNEEPVKVLENGKVNEELLDEIFKLVHNSSGNDFNLYKTPTIIRRIGRRMNERGIKKLDRYVAFLRGNEHEVKILAQDFLIGVTKFFRDEQAFKQLSEYALQDIVSRKEDGDVIKIWICACSTGEEAYSVAAMVNDCVDRSGKKIEIKIFASDIDEKSIEIASKGQYPLSVKKEIPAGLFKKYFVQDGKFISVTASLRKQVVFAKHDVIKSPPFIKNDLVTCRNMLIYVNNILQEKILSIFHFSLLPNGYLFLGSSETASSMKAGLTEISGKSKIYQKTGKINYSTYNTYNTGSRTALGQERKKGSNTDIIQSPLEKRLADFLSTDLGYVAVFIDKGYIMQDAVGDYRQYLSLPEQSIELNILKMVPREVSVVLNTGLRKAWKENKKVALKKIRFKDNVFVNISVVPSDPANTNGFTMVVFAEHVLEIVAGKDELALPGFHDATQSEYVFELEAELNETRSNLQMAVEEMETTNEELQSSNEELLSANEELQSSNEELQSLNEELHTLNTEHQLKIKELIELNDDLDNYFRSTDIGQIFLDAGMIIRKFNPAAISMVNLIEADIGRSIEHISNNIKAESFTGDIRKVLLNGQIIEKEVQLKNSTRCLMRIMPYLRKDKRVDGVVISFVDISKITELNNIISGVFNASLNGILAFRAVRDAKHFIVDFECSTFNDSALSILNKNKGELTGARLVKMIPELAVSNLFNKYVGVVENGKVLETELQLSKEQWCQLIAVKMSDGFVATITDISQQKLAEQKLKKNYNELLGTRENLRQLNADLELKVKERTMKLSESEERFNLVSHATNDTIWDWNLAHNTMWRSDNFTSMFGYEKDLETQNIAFWFDKIHPDDRERVKTSVYDAINHNETQWSAQYRLEKADGTYATLLDRGSILLDDLQTPYRMVGSIVDISKLVDTEVKLNSTERKFRKIFESNVIGILFSNTETGRIDDANDIFLKLLGYTRSDFENGNIDWMQITPEAFMPISKISAKLLKEEGFCPPFEKQYLNKDGVPVDVLVGSALLDEEVPNGAVTYVIDISKQKHTEKKRIELQKLIKKQQDEFYSIFKNAPALITIRRGKGLKYEFVNEAFKTFDGGNDYIGHSRIGNGSKFESSELLDIEKRVLQTGETYVANAYRIDQVNKTTGKSVEKWFDIILNPVFSDQGLIDGIAFFGFEVTDLMKAQQATKELMHRKDEFMSIASHELKTPITSIKGFLQFALRMAEQQKFEKIYEFVDKANRQIGKLTALVEDLLDVTKIQAGKMTFNFSDFNIAGVIEDAIDGLQESMHGHDIVQEITDVEVHADRNRIEQVLSNFISNAIKYSPGADKIVVRAKTEQDYLLVSVQDYGIGIPKDKSQFVFDRFFRVEASSHSFSGLGLGLYISAEIVERHGGEIGVNSKEGEGSEFWFKIPLKENSLK comes from the coding sequence ATGGAAAAAAAGCAGGAAAAGGAAAAGCAGGATCTGGTATTGAATAAGCGTTACGATAAATATATTGTGGCCATTGGTGCCTCTGCAGGTGGTTTAGAGGCTATTCACGAATTTTTCGACCACATGCCCGCGAACTCTAGTTTTTCCTTTGTTGTAATCCAGCACCTTTCTTCTGATTATAAGAGTTTACTGGTAGAATTGGTAGGCAAACATACCCACATGAAGGTGTTTGAAGCCGCAAATGATATGGCCATTCAGCAAGATTGTGTGTATATCATCCCCAATAACAAACTCATGACTTTGGTAAAGGGGAGGTTGAGACTGGCCGATAAATCGCAGGTTAAAGCACCAAATACAGCAATAGACCATTTTTTATATACCCTGGCCAAAGATAAAAAGGAAAAGGCCATTGCCATTATCCTATCGGGAACTGGCACTGATGGCACTAAAGGCATCCAGAGCATTAAAGAAAACGGAGGAATGGTGATCGTTCAGGATCCCGCATCTGCCAAATTCGACGGTATGCCCAATTCAGCCATTGCATCAGGCAATGCCGATCATGTAATGGTTCCTTCACGCATGCAGGAAGAACTTTTTAGTTATGTGAATGAAGAACCTGTTAAAGTTCTCGAAAATGGTAAAGTAAATGAAGAACTGCTTGATGAGATATTTAAGCTGGTTCACAATAGTAGCGGAAACGATTTTAACCTGTATAAAACACCCACCATTATCAGGCGTATTGGCCGGAGAATGAATGAGAGGGGGATTAAAAAGTTAGACCGTTATGTGGCCTTTTTGCGCGGGAATGAGCATGAGGTGAAAATTTTAGCTCAGGATTTTCTGATCGGTGTAACCAAATTTTTTAGGGATGAACAGGCTTTTAAACAGCTGAGCGAATATGCCTTACAGGATATTGTATCAAGAAAAGAGGATGGTGATGTCATCAAAATCTGGATCTGCGCCTGTAGCACCGGAGAAGAAGCTTATTCTGTTGCGGCAATGGTTAACGATTGTGTAGACCGCTCGGGTAAAAAGATCGAAATTAAAATATTTGCTTCCGATATCGACGAAAAAAGCATCGAAATTGCTTCAAAAGGCCAGTATCCGCTTAGCGTAAAAAAAGAAATTCCGGCCGGTCTGTTCAAAAAATACTTTGTACAGGATGGTAAATTCATCAGCGTAACTGCGAGTTTGCGTAAGCAAGTGGTATTTGCCAAACATGATGTTATAAAATCGCCACCGTTTATAAAAAATGATCTTGTTACCTGTAGGAACATGCTCATTTACGTAAATAACATCCTTCAGGAAAAAATTCTTTCGATATTCCATTTTTCACTTCTGCCCAATGGTTACCTGTTCCTTGGATCAAGTGAAACAGCATCTTCAATGAAAGCAGGGTTGACTGAAATTTCGGGTAAATCAAAAATCTATCAGAAAACAGGAAAAATAAATTATTCTACTTACAATACCTATAATACAGGTTCAAGGACGGCCCTTGGACAAGAACGTAAAAAAGGAAGCAATACCGATATTATACAAAGTCCTTTAGAAAAACGCCTGGCCGATTTTCTTTCTACAGATCTCGGTTATGTTGCGGTATTTATAGATAAGGGCTATATTATGCAGGATGCTGTTGGCGATTATCGTCAGTATTTATCCCTGCCTGAGCAAAGCATTGAGCTGAATATCTTAAAAATGGTACCCAGAGAGGTATCGGTAGTGCTTAATACAGGACTGAGAAAAGCCTGGAAAGAAAATAAAAAAGTAGCCTTAAAAAAGATCCGTTTTAAGGATAATGTATTTGTTAATATCTCTGTCGTACCGTCTGATCCAGCCAATACCAATGGTTTTACCATGGTTGTTTTTGCCGAACATGTTTTGGAAATTGTTGCCGGTAAAGATGAACTGGCATTGCCCGGTTTTCATGATGCTACGCAATCCGAATATGTTTTTGAGCTCGAAGCCGAACTGAACGAAACCCGTTCGAACCTGCAGATGGCCGTTGAAGAGATGGAGACCACCAATGAGGAGCTTCAATCCAGTAACGAAGAACTGCTTTCGGCTAACGAAGAGCTGCAATCCAGCAATGAGGAGTTACAATCCCTTAATGAGGAGCTTCATACCCTGAACACCGAGCATCAGCTTAAAATTAAAGAACTGATTGAGCTGAATGATGATCTGGACAACTATTTCAGGAGTACCGACATCGGTCAGATTTTTCTGGATGCCGGAATGATTATCCGCAAATTTAACCCTGCTGCCATCAGTATGGTGAACCTGATTGAAGCAGATATTGGCCGTTCAATAGAGCACATTTCGAATAATATCAAGGCGGAAAGCTTTACCGGTGATATCAGAAAAGTATTGTTAAACGGTCAGATCATCGAAAAAGAAGTACAGCTGAAGAACAGTACCCGCTGCCTGATGCGTATTATGCCTTATTTAAGGAAAGATAAGCGTGTGGATGGCGTGGTAATCTCTTTCGTTGATATTTCGAAAATTACCGAACTGAACAACATCATCAGTGGCGTTTTCAATGCCAGTTTAAATGGTATTTTGGCTTTCAGGGCAGTTAGGGATGCCAAACATTTTATTGTAGATTTTGAATGCAGCACCTTTAATGATTCTGCACTGAGCATTTTAAATAAAAATAAAGGAGAATTAACTGGAGCCAGGCTGGTAAAAATGATACCAGAACTGGCTGTAAGTAACCTGTTTAATAAATATGTTGGTGTTGTAGAAAACGGAAAAGTGCTCGAAACAGAGCTACAGCTTTCTAAAGAACAATGGTGCCAGCTCATTGCCGTAAAAATGTCTGATGGTTTCGTAGCCACCATAACTGATATCAGTCAGCAAAAGCTGGCTGAACAGAAGCTGAAGAAAAACTATAACGAACTATTGGGTACACGCGAAAACCTGCGTCAGCTTAACGCTGATCTGGAGTTGAAGGTAAAAGAACGTACCATGAAACTTTCCGAAAGTGAAGAACGTTTCAACCTCGTATCGCATGCCACAAATGATACCATTTGGGACTGGAACTTAGCGCATAACACCATGTGGCGAAGCGACAATTTTACCAGCATGTTTGGTTATGAAAAAGATTTGGAAACCCAAAATATTGCCTTTTGGTTTGATAAAATCCATCCGGATGACCGCGAACGGGTAAAAACCAGTGTTTACGATGCCATTAACCACAACGAAACGCAATGGTCTGCACAGTACCGTTTAGAAAAAGCCGACGGCACTTATGCTACATTGCTTGATCGTGGAAGTATTTTATTGGATGACCTGCAAACGCCTTACCGAATGGTAGGCTCTATTGTGGATATTTCGAAACTGGTTGATACCGAGGTGAAACTAAACTCCACTGAGCGTAAATTCAGAAAGATTTTCGAATCCAATGTCATCGGGATTTTGTTTAGCAATACCGAAACCGGAAGGATAGATGATGCCAATGATATTTTCTTGAAATTATTGGGCTACACACGGTCTGATTTCGAAAATGGAAATATTGATTGGATGCAGATTACCCCTGAAGCTTTTATGCCGATCAGTAAAATATCCGCTAAATTATTAAAAGAAGAAGGCTTTTGTCCGCCTTTCGAAAAACAATACCTTAATAAAGATGGGGTTCCTGTAGATGTTTTAGTTGGTTCTGCACTGCTCGATGAGGAAGTACCAAACGGTGCCGTAACTTATGTGATTGACATCAGTAAACAAAAACATACCGAGAAAAAACGTATTGAGCTTCAAAAACTCATAAAAAAACAACAGGACGAGTTTTATAGCATTTTTAAAAACGCACCTGCATTAATCACCATTCGCAGGGGTAAAGGGCTTAAATACGAATTTGTGAACGAAGCCTTTAAAACATTTGATGGCGGGAACGATTATATCGGTCACTCCAGGATAGGCAATGGTTCTAAATTCGAATCGTCCGAACTATTGGACATTGAAAAGCGTGTGTTGCAAACTGGCGAAACTTATGTGGCCAATGCTTACCGTATCGATCAGGTAAATAAAACTACTGGTAAATCGGTTGAAAAATGGTTCGATATTATATTAAATCCGGTATTTTCTGATCAGGGCCTGATTGATGGCATTGCTTTCTTTGGTTTTGAAGTAACCGATTTAATGAAAGCGCAACAGGCAACAAAAGAGTTGATGCACCGTAAAGATGAGTTTATGAGTATTGCCAGTCACGAACTCAAAACCCCTATTACCAGTATCAAAGGCTTTTTACAATTTGCCTTAAGAATGGCTGAACAGCAGAAATTCGAAAAGATTTATGAATTTGTAGATAAGGCGAACCGTCAAATCGGAAAACTGACCGCATTGGTGGAAGATTTACTGGACGTAACCAAAATACAGGCTGGTAAAATGACTTTTAATTTCTCTGATTTTAATATAGCCGGGGTAATTGAAGATGCCATTGATGGCCTGCAGGAGAGTATGCACGGACATGATATTGTACAGGAAATTACCGATGTGGAGGTACACGCAGATCGTAACCGTATTGAACAGGTGCTGAGTAATTTTATCTCCAATGCCATTAAATATTCACCAGGTGCTGACAAGATTGTAGTGCGGGCAAAAACCGAGCAGGATTACCTGCTAGTTTCCGTTCAGGATTACGGTATTGGCATTCCTAAAGATAAATCGCAGTTTGTGTTCGATCGGTTTTTCAGGGTGGAAGCTTCATCGCACAGTTTTTCTGGCTTAGGCCTTGGCTTATATATCTCTGCAGAAATTGTTGAAAGACATGGTGGCGAAATCGGCGTTAACAGTAAAGAAGGGGAAGGTTCTGAATTCTGGTTTAAAATTCCATTGAAGGAAAATAGTTTGAAATAA
- a CDS encoding SelT/SelW/SelH family protein, whose amino-acid sequence MEKPIINITYCPKCGWLLRSAYMAQEILTTFVDELKGVTLLPSETSGVFTITVNEKLIFDRKQMQRFPEIKELKQLIRDEVNPCMNLGHSDVKQG is encoded by the coding sequence ATGGAAAAACCAATCATAAACATCACTTATTGCCCCAAATGTGGCTGGTTGTTGCGTTCGGCATATATGGCGCAGGAAATTTTAACAACTTTTGTAGATGAATTAAAAGGCGTGACTTTATTGCCAAGTGAAACCTCGGGTGTGTTTACAATAACCGTGAATGAAAAATTGATTTTCGACAGGAAACAGATGCAGCGCTTTCCGGAGATTAAAGAATTAAAACAGCTTATCCGTGATGAAGTGAATCCATGTATGAACCTTGGCCATTCTGATGTTAAACAAGGGTAA
- a CDS encoding OmpA family protein, giving the protein MNITKNLLFTTLIALGTLTMYSCKTKKLVAKPAPAPVEKPKPPVEEKKPAPEPEPEKPEPIEKPNFNLDNIQFEFNSFVLKTSSFPILDKAVMEMKKSPDTKFVLNGYSSAEGTPEHNMSLSIDRANAVKSYFVNAGLKSENFTIVGHGDKDPISANTTEEGRILNRRTEIKVQK; this is encoded by the coding sequence ATGAACATTACCAAAAATCTCCTATTTACTACGCTTATTGCTTTGGGTACGCTTACCATGTATTCTTGTAAAACCAAAAAACTGGTGGCAAAACCAGCTCCGGCTCCTGTTGAAAAACCAAAGCCACCTGTTGAAGAGAAAAAACCAGCACCTGAGCCAGAACCAGAAAAACCAGAACCAATTGAAAAACCAAATTTTAATTTAGATAACATCCAGTTCGAATTTAACTCATTTGTGCTTAAAACTTCTTCATTCCCAATTTTGGATAAAGCAGTAATGGAAATGAAAAAATCGCCTGATACCAAATTTGTACTTAACGGTTATTCATCTGCAGAGGGTACCCCTGAGCATAACATGTCGCTATCTATCGACCGCGCAAATGCTGTAAAATCTTATTTTGTTAATGCGGGTTTAAAAAGCGAAAACTTTACCATTGTGGGTCATGGTGATAAAGATCCAATCAGTGCAAATACGACTGAAGAAGGCAGAATCCTGAACCGTAGAACTGAAATTAAGGTTCAGAAGTAA
- a CDS encoding SDR family NAD(P)-dependent oxidoreductase, giving the protein MDRFKNKVALITGSSQGIGAACALKLASEGCNVILNGHKFDERGEKLIAQIEKMGQKAVFLAADLSKAKEAIKLVNDAVKEFGQLDILINNAGVEKKADFWEVTEEDYDLVMDTNLKGVFFGIQSFVNYCRKHKIAGTVINMSSVHEEIVFPHFAAYCASKGGLRMLTRNLATELAPFNIRINNVAPGAVSTPINQDLLEDKKQLEKVLQNIPLKRMGKVEEVANVVAFLASNEAAYVTGSTYFVDGGLTYHYEEQ; this is encoded by the coding sequence ATGGATCGTTTCAAAAATAAAGTTGCTTTAATTACCGGAAGCAGTCAGGGAATTGGTGCTGCATGTGCCTTAAAATTAGCTAGCGAAGGCTGTAATGTTATTTTAAATGGACATAAATTTGATGAACGTGGTGAAAAACTGATTGCCCAGATCGAAAAAATGGGACAGAAAGCGGTATTTCTAGCTGCCGATTTAAGTAAGGCGAAAGAAGCCATTAAACTGGTAAACGATGCGGTGAAAGAATTTGGTCAGCTCGATATTCTGATCAATAATGCAGGTGTAGAGAAGAAGGCCGATTTTTGGGAAGTAACTGAAGAAGATTACGACCTGGTAATGGATACCAATTTAAAAGGTGTTTTTTTCGGGATCCAGTCTTTTGTAAACTATTGCCGTAAACATAAAATAGCAGGTACGGTAATTAACATGAGCTCGGTGCATGAAGAAATTGTATTTCCACATTTTGCAGCTTATTGTGCCAGTAAGGGTGGTTTGAGAATGCTGACGAGAAATCTGGCTACAGAATTAGCCCCTTTCAATATCAGGATCAACAATGTAGCACCAGGAGCCGTTTCTACACCTATCAATCAGGATTTATTGGAAGATAAAAAACAATTGGAAAAAGTATTACAGAACATTCCTTTAAAAAGGATGGGTAAAGTGGAAGAAGTAGCTAATGTGGTGGCTTTCCTCGCTTCAAACGAAGCTGCTTATGTTACCGGATCAACTTATTTTGTGGATGGCGGTTTAACTTATCACTACGAAGAACAATAA